A stretch of the Aphis gossypii isolate Hap1 chromosome 2, ASM2018417v2, whole genome shotgun sequence genome encodes the following:
- the LOC114123283 gene encoding Fanconi anemia group D2 protein, whose amino-acid sequence MYKRKFPKAVVENASSQLHKKSTNSSLNGSTPSMMSLTCTSTSLSENKSPESPSILDDFDHFPVINNTNTIVDNDVDEMTDCSQPLFNDGDDGFSFLKQTFMSCGLQLKSDQNILSVKEYKFLQNIKSKLSNDSEEIGEVDIVNKFFKEFEAYHNDKINLKVALSPYKTIPENKFQQQRDTLARLLLQVPQLQSNMIDFLFDKMAEINLEDTTDDSVFPVQKWVRLLIRPFKYQYTVLDLRKTCNKLFDSLYVMSDIDIKRELILSIPDIVLDSEDHDALEELCKLLRNDKELMATILETINQLNISKEELSLIQVDMIPVIHHTPPDILPALVRFLIKVYDRAVAERIVNGLRSELPFSTSESISQISTTDNLSSIQLIIFNCIHDKFLSCKLLLEVWIKIISQVQSHAEHIPLDVVIMFLAYSASFNIHSMKNTVLSIFKERLKNGFIRSEIIVKTFQIFTPVFKQYFEMFIDLFSNLLKATDHVSIEVVSSMVVNCFDNIDQCWCKWIVDELLVLLGTGNKGTIENVLNILTELTEKRIDKVQPLATRLMYVFMNKVHDFSTKDIAQVLDMLCKIAYSEGPDGINNCSVFQDEINIFVQKELCSLNIVSQRVGIIGAVMLIKHIVLLSPDEESISIDRSNDDILLTKKAKEAYSLIELLVTRTQSDTDSQILFFDQFSLMLFHGLPFDKTFMYAVSSVMKKNFQYSFLIAANDFNNENCLVDCSLTFCLDKELDEIIAVNLCPKVIGEMKKLDNAIVMGLQSCHSNALTSMFRLVRGLEREDLTEIDALLGCPLVMPTSKTIDEFEMLSPEQQTVVIHTLFHAVNWFHEVINCFSYLIKQKNGDKVLIRLRTIVYLIKTIKKCLSVMYEPEYIPPFCYYGLNVEKPNFIKNKKKSLKSKKKNTNAKGKKTVNEKKSTSLESTNSSNFNITNLVEDENDDVLENEVDLSIYNHYFRELDIDTWLILTQKFVVNPDPEQNEEFTPELGPSELRYLMEDVLQKLEHVVFKNKKMSPLVKIKSKDIVGFSSVSLVPTKTIIRNFIKLLPYLFTDLEIISEFFKNLLMSNDNILDAPGMFMPESCDMKHCVGLILKSLVVLFQWNDFESSNTDDLFKNALKKITNRPDLSSQSTQFKRPSCKKGLISDKIKYLKAFQDVILHLDAAVSLIRIIQILKTFTDEPENDVILRDTCWHFLTRQWYSMDGVEENGQKYNDQIKFLLEIYLQCHTDKRKKLVEIVDWLEEEVLGMETKTDKLKTLPTIKKLNFKILIKVILNSLLESVKNDLKTAESELDRLIVWQSAIYVMEKIVQIIKKQDSRDNLLIFVKGSILLLKLFLAEGMSVCQNLFKVRTKEVSKVLKNLQVITRYIQNICNYTKVVKDNALSNCLPNIRGILEALILKVKNVIVMNGCTDALFMGTMKNMDIKGDEIMSQNDSSNDSDDDDDDDEDDEDKSEANDLIQLLGNDKSSNDEEEDSDNNSSIL is encoded by the exons atgtataaaagaaaGTTTCCAAAAGCTGTGGTCGAAAATGCTTCGTCACAGTTGCACAAGAAGTCTACAAATTCTTCTTTGAATGGTAGCACACCAAGTATGATGTCTCTTACATGTACTAGTACTAGTTTGAGTGAAAACAAATCGCCGGAATCGCCATCAATACTGGATGATTTTGATCATTTtcctgttataaataatacaaatactataGTTGATAATGATGTGGATGAAATGACAGATTGTTCACAGCCTTTATTTAATGATGGTGATGatggtttttcttttttaaaacaaacattcaTGAGTTGTGGCTTACAGTTAAAAAgtgatcaaaatatattgt ctGTTAAAGAGTACAAATTcttgcaaaatattaaatctaaactATCAAACGATTCTGAAGAAATTGGTGAAGTTgacattgtaaataaattttttaaagagttTGAAGCATAccacaatgataaaataaatctcaAAGTAGCTCTTTCGCCATATAAA actattccagaaaataaatttcaacaaCAAAGAGATACTCTAGCTCGCCTTTTACTTCAAGTGCCTCAACTCCAATCAAATATGATTGACTTTTTGTTCGATAAAATGgcagaaataaatttagaagacacaac TGATGATTCAGTTTTTCCAGTACAAAAATGGGTACGATTATTGATTAGgccatttaaatatcaatataccgTCTTGGATTTAAGAAAAActtgcaataaattatttgacagTCTGTACGTCATGTctgatattgatattaaaagaGAACTTATTTTATCGATTCCAGATATAGTACTTGATAGTGAAGATCACGATGCACTTGAAGAgttatg taAGCTTCTTAGAAATGACAAAGAATTAATGGCTACTATTTTGGAGAccattaatcaattaaacatCAGCAAAGAggaattatcattaattcaaGTAGATATGATACCTGTTATTCATCATACTCCACCGGATATACTTCCAGCATtagttagatttttaattaaagtatatgATCGTGCTGTAGCTGAAAga ATTGTAAATGGTTTAAGGTCAGAACTTCCATTTTCAACATCAGAAAGTATTTCACAAATTTCAACGACTGATAATTTATCAAGTatacaacttataattttcaattgtataCACGATAAGTTTTTGTCATGCAAATTGTTATTAGAGGTTTGGATAAAGATTATAAGCCAAGTACAATCCCATGCAGAACAcat acctTTAGATGTTGTTATCATGTTTTTGGCATATTCAGCatcttttaatattcattcaatgaaaaatactgttttatcaatttttaaagagCGTTTAAAGAATGGATTTATTCGCTCAGAAATTATTGTGAAGACTTTTCAGATATTTACTCCG gtattcaaacaatattttgaaatgtttattgatttattttccaaTCTTCTTAAAGCTACTGACCATGTTTCAATTGAAGTTGTGTCTAGTATGGTAGT taactgttttgataatattgatcAATGTTGGTGTAAATGGATTGTGGATGAACTTCTTGTTTTATTGGGTACAGGTAACAAGGGgactattgaaaatgtattaaatatactaactgAATTAACTGAAAAAAGGATCGACAAAGTTCAACCATTAGCTACTCGTTTAATG tatgtttttatgaataaagttCATGATTTTTCTACTAAAGACATAGCTCAAGTTTTAGATATGTTGTGTAAAATTGCCTATTCAGAAGGCCCTGATGGAATTAACAACTGTTCAGTGTTCCAAGatgagataaatatatttgtacaaaaagAGCTTTGTTCCCTTAAcattgt ATCTCAACGAGTTGGAATTATTGGTGcagttatgttaataaaacacataGTGCTATTGTCTCCCGATGAAGAAAGTATCTCAATTGATAGGTCCAATGATGATATTTTACTAACTAAAAAGGCAAAAGAAGCTTATTCccttatag aaTTATTGGTAACGAGAACCCAATCAGATACAGATtctcaaattttgttttttgaccAATTTTCACTTATGCTATTTCATGGTCTTCCCTTTGATAAAACTttcatg tatgctGTATCTtcagtaatgaaaaaaaattttcaatacagTTTTTTGATTGCCGCtaacgattttaataatga gaaCTGTTTAGTTGATTGTTCTTTAACGTTTTGCCTTGATAAAGAACTTGATGAGATTATTGCTGTCAATTTATGTCCTAAAGTCATTggtgaaatgaaaaaattagataatgcTATAGTGATGGGTTTACAAAGCTGTCATTCAAATGCTTTGACATCAATGTTTCGTTTAGTTAGAGGTTTGGAACGGGAAGATTTAACTGAAATTGATGCATTACTAGGATGTCCACTTGTAATGCCTACTAGTAAAACTATTGATGAATTTGAAATGTTATCTCCAGAACAACAAACCGTTGTAATCCATACACTTTTTCATGCTGTCAATTGGTTTCATGaagttattaattgtttttcttatttgattaaacaaaaaaatggaGACAaa gtGCTTATTAGATTAAGAACTATCGTATATTTGATtaagacaataaaaaaatgtttatcagtAATGTATGAACCAGAATACATTCCACCATTTTGTTATTATGGATTAAATGTAGAAAAACCAAactttattaagaataaaaa AAAATCATTGAAATCTAAGAAGAAAAATACTAATGCTAAAGGAAAGAAAACAGTAAATGAAAAGAAAAGTACTTCTCTAGAATCAACCAattcatcaaattttaatattacaaatttagtaGAAGATGAAAATGATGATGTTTTAGAAAATGAAGTGGatcttagtatttataatcattattttcgtGAGCTTGATATTGATACTTGGCTTATACTGACACAAAAGTTTGTTGTCAATCCTGACCCTGAACag aatgaaGAGTTTACACCTGAATTAGGTCCTTCAGAGTTACGTTATTTAATGGAAgatgtattacaaaaattggagcatgttgtttttaaaaacaaaaagatgAGTCCActcgttaaaattaaatccaaaGATATTGTCGGATTTAGTAGTGTTTCTTTAGTACCTACTAAGacaataattagaaattttattaaacttcttCCATACTTGTTTACtgatttagaaattatttcagAATTCTTTAag aatttattgatgtcaaatgataatatactagaTGCCCCTGGAATGTTTATGCCAGAGTCTTGTGACATGAAACATTGTgttggattaattttaaaatctctaGTGGTATTATTCCAATGGAATGATTTTGAATCTTCAAACACAGATGAtctttttaaaa atgccttgaaaaaaataacaaacagaCCTGATTTGAGTAGCCAGAGTACACAATTTAAACGTCCATCATGTAAAAAAGGATTAAtttcagataaaataaaatatctgaaaGCGTTTCAAGATGTTATACTACATTTAGATGCTGCTGTTAGTTTAATCAggattatacaaattttgaaaacttttactGATGAACCAGAAAATgatgttattttaa GAGATACGTGTTGGCATTTTTTAACTCGACAATGGTACTCAATGGACGGTGTAGAAGAAAACggtcaaaaatataatgatcaaattaaatttttacttgagATCTATTTGCAATGTCATACtgataaacgaaaaaaattagtagAAATAGTTGATTGGTTAGAAGAAGAAGTTTTAGGTATGGAAACAAAGACTGATAAACTAAAAACTTTGCcaacaattaaaaa attaaatttcAAGATTTTAATCAAAGTTATACTCAACTCTTTGTTGGAATCTGttaaaaatgacttaaaaactGCTGAAAGTGAATTGGACCGTCTCATTGTTTGGCAATCAGCAATTTATGTGATGGaaaaaatagtacaaataataaaaaaacaagattCAAGGGATAACCttctaatatttgttaaa ggttcaatattattgttaaaactgTTCTTAGCTGAAGGAATGTCTGTAtgtcaaaatttatttaaagttcgTACTAAAGAAGTGTCAAAGGTTTTAAAAAACCTTCAAGTTATCACaagatacatacaaaatatttgcaattacACAAAA GTGGTTAAAGATAATGCACTTAGTAATTGTTTACCAAACATAAGAGGTATTTTAGAAGCTCTGATATTGaaagtgaaaaatgttattgtcaTGAATGGTTGTACCGATGCATTGTTTATGGGCACTATGAAAAATATGGATATAAAAGGAGATGAAATAATGTCACAG AATGATAGCTCAAATGAtagtgatgatgatgatgatgatgatgaagatGATGAAGACAAATCTGAAGCAAATGATTTAATTCAACTTCTAGGCAACGATAAATCATCAAATGATGAAGAAGAAGATTCTGATAAtaattcatcaatattataa
- the LOC114123286 gene encoding probable ATP-dependent RNA helicase pitchoune, with amino-acid sequence MSDDKSLPGSSLELKIMAEDRKFSSLEGHVCENTLKGIEDMGFTVMTEIQAKTIPPLLEGRDLVGAAKTGSGKTLAFLIPAVELIYKLKFMPRNGTGCIIISPTRELSMQTYGVLKELMKHHHHTYGLMMGGANRQTEATKLSKGINIVVATPGRLLDHLQNSPDFLYKNLQCLIIDEADRILDIGFEEEIKQIINLLPKRRQTMLFSATKTPKTDALTTFALKKEPIYIGVDDSKDEATVDGLEQGYVVCPSEKRFLLLFTFLKKNRKKKVMVFFSSCLAVKYFHELLNYIDLPVMCIHGKQKQERRTTTFFQFCNAETGILLCTDVAARGLDIPLVDWIVQFDPPDDPKEYIHRVGRTARGEGSSGHALLILRPEELGFLQYLKKAKVPLNEFDFSWNKISDIQLQLEKLVAKNYFLHISAKEAFKSYVRAYDSHHLKQIFDVGTLDITKVAASFGFTTPPAVELNAKAVRPRKRHGGGGLGKFNNMNKGDKKVFKFVQPPEKKKKRNK; translated from the exons ATGAGTGACGAcaaat cACTTCCAGGTTCCAGCTtggaattgaaaataatggcTGAAGACAGAAAATTTTCTAGTCTTGAAGGCCATGTATgtgaaaatacattaaaaggGATAGAAGACATGGGATTTACAGTGATGACTGAAATTCAAGCAAAAACTATACCACCATTATTGGAGGGACGTGATTTAGTCGGAGCTGCAAAAACTGGCAGTGGAAAAACATTGGCTTTTTTAATACCTGCTGtagaattaatttacaaacttAAGTTCATGCCCAGAAATGGTACTGggtgtataattatatccCCTACCAGAGAATTATCAATGCAGACTTATGGTGTGTTAAAAGAATTGATGAAACACCATCATCACACCTATGGTCTGATGATGGGAGGTGCAAACAGACAAACTGAAGCTACAAAATTGTCtaaag gcatAAATATAGTTGTAGCCACCCCTGGAAGATTATTAGATCACTTACAAAATTCTCCAGATTTTCTTTACAAAAATCTTCAGTGTCTTATTATTGATGAAGCTGATCGTATTTTGGATATTGGATTTGAggaagaaataaaacaaataataaatttattaccta AACGGAGACAAACGATGTTATTCAGTGCCACTAAAACACCTAAAACTGATGCATTAACTACATTTGCATTGAAAAAAGAACCAATTTATATTGGAGTGGATGACAGTAAAGACGAAGCTACAGTTGATGGTTTAGAACAAGGATATGTTGTATGTCCATCTGAAAAACGATTCTTAttgttgtttacatttttaaaaaaaaatagaaagaaGAAAGTTATGGTATTCTTCAGCTCATGTTTAGCAGTCAAATATTTCCatgaattattgaattacatCGATTTGCCTGTTATGTGCATACAC GGTAAACAAAAACAAGAAAGGCGAACAACTACATTTTTCCAGTTTTGTAATGCAGAAACtggtatattgttatgtactGATGTAGCTGCCAGGGGATTGGATATTCCATTGGTTGATTGGATTGTTCAGTTTGATCCTCCTGATGATCCTAAa gaaTATATTCACCGTGTGGGACGTACGGCTCGAGGTGAAGGTAGCAGTGGACatgctttattaattttacgtcCTGAAGAATTaggatttttacaatatttaaaaaaagcaaaagtaccattaaatgaatttgatttttcttgGAATAAAATATCGGATATACAACTACAACTTGAAAAACTTGtagctaaaaattatttcttgcaTATATCTGCAAAAGAAGCATTTAAGTCTTATGTTCGGGCTTATGATTCACACcatctaaaacaaatatttgatgtTGGCACTTTGGATATTACAAAAGTCGCAGCTTCATTTGGATTTACTACACCTCCGGCCGTAGAATTAAATGCAAAAGCGGTTCGTCCACGAAAACGACATGGTGGTGGGGGTTTgggaaaattcaataatatgaataaaggtgataaaaaagtatttaaatttgtacaacctccagaaaaaaagaaaaaaagaaataaatga
- the LOC114123287 gene encoding U6 snRNA-associated Sm-like protein LSm7: protein MSGKEATSAPEKKKKESILDLTRYLEKAIRVKFSGGREVSGILKGFDPLVNLVLDNTLEYLRDPDEPMKLTEDTRTLGLVVCRGTSIVLICPVDGMEAIANPFVQQD from the exons atgagtGGAAAAGAAGCAACCTCAGCTCCcgagaaaaagaaaaaggagagtattttagatttaacaaG GTACTTAGAAAAAGCCATTAGGGTGAAGTTTTCAGGAGGTCGAGAAGTATCTGGTATTTTAAAAGGATTTGATCCATTAGTAAATCTTGTATTGGATAATACTTTAGAGTATTTACGAGATCCTGATGAACCTATGAAATTAACGGAAGATACAAGAACATTAGGTTTAGTTGTTTGTCGAGGCACATCAATTGTACTAATATGTCCTGTTGATGGTATGGAAGCAATCGCCAATCCTTTTGTACAGCAAGATTAG